One stretch of Muribaculum intestinale DNA includes these proteins:
- a CDS encoding DUF4832 domain-containing protein, translated as MKPLSTFCKSIIVSSALWAAVPAVAASEMTTVTIEPDTVSTFRNPLTGWVMYLGRTWDADFWTANGYDSMVTSTGDTVRVSDYASCAYIRTSWASFEPEEGKYAWNDPDSRLMRLIRSVWDRGMRIAFRVVIDGRDQAQNTPQYVFDAGAEGYYDPKNPGKNYSPYPDDPVFQEKYTKFFHAMAREFDDPDKVEFIDAYSLGKWGESHSMIYKDNANKEPVFEWVVSLATSCFKRVPMLVHYHRMLGDPTYDGWGAVPENAARLISKAVDLGFSLRHDAFGMTGYYQEWEKEQAKKWNFTRPIIMEGGWITGAHHRYWIDPSGEYRQGHAVDVREGEYKASREAHVNMMDFRINDETRSWFQEAFPLVKKFIAEGGYRLYPDMISIPLSASRGQKVSITHRWNNLGWGYCPTNIPQWNQRYKVGFALLDSSTLEPVKVWADKNTRLDLWLKGSPTEYTTYITIDGVPAGKYVWAVGLVDVTRGNEIGLKIAARNNVTTLGWVKLSDVILK; from the coding sequence ATGAAACCATTATCAACATTCTGCAAATCTATTATTGTCAGTAGTGCTCTTTGGGCTGCAGTCCCTGCGGTTGCCGCTTCGGAGATGACTACCGTGACTATTGAGCCTGATACAGTAAGCACTTTTCGCAATCCTCTGACGGGATGGGTGATGTATCTCGGTCGTACCTGGGACGCCGATTTCTGGACTGCCAACGGCTATGACTCGATGGTGACATCCACCGGCGATACCGTGCGGGTCAGTGATTATGCATCATGCGCATATATACGTACATCATGGGCTTCTTTTGAGCCGGAAGAGGGAAAGTATGCCTGGAACGATCCGGATTCGCGACTGATGCGACTTATTCGTTCAGTATGGGACCGCGGTATGCGTATCGCTTTCCGTGTGGTGATTGATGGTCGCGATCAGGCGCAGAATACTCCACAATATGTGTTCGATGCTGGTGCCGAGGGATACTATGACCCTAAAAATCCCGGGAAAAATTATTCGCCTTATCCTGACGACCCTGTGTTTCAGGAGAAATATACCAAATTTTTCCATGCGATGGCCCGTGAATTCGATGACCCCGACAAAGTAGAGTTTATTGACGCTTACTCTCTTGGCAAGTGGGGTGAAAGCCATTCGATGATTTACAAGGATAATGCCAATAAAGAGCCTGTTTTTGAATGGGTTGTGTCGCTTGCTACAAGCTGCTTCAAGAGAGTGCCGATGCTTGTGCACTACCATCGTATGCTTGGCGACCCTACCTATGATGGCTGGGGTGCTGTGCCTGAGAACGCCGCCCGACTTATCAGCAAGGCAGTTGACCTTGGGTTCTCTTTACGTCACGATGCTTTCGGTATGACAGGGTATTATCAGGAGTGGGAGAAAGAACAGGCTAAGAAATGGAATTTCACGCGTCCCATCATAATGGAAGGCGGTTGGATTACCGGTGCCCACCATCGCTATTGGATTGACCCTTCCGGCGAATATCGTCAGGGACATGCAGTCGACGTGCGAGAAGGCGAGTATAAAGCCTCACGCGAGGCTCATGTCAATATGATGGATTTCCGCATCAATGACGAGACGCGCTCATGGTTTCAGGAGGCATTTCCGCTTGTAAAGAAATTCATAGCCGAAGGAGGGTATCGCCTATATCCGGATATGATATCAATACCGTTATCAGCCTCACGCGGTCAGAAAGTCTCGATTACACATCGCTGGAATAATCTTGGGTGGGGATACTGCCCGACCAATATCCCGCAGTGGAATCAGAGATACAAGGTGGGATTTGCGTTGCTCGATTCATCTACACTTGAGCCTGTAAAGGTATGGGCCGACAAAAATACACGTCTCGACCTGTGGCTCAAGGGCTCGCCTACAGAGTATACTACATATATTACTATTGACGGAGTTCCGGCTGGTAAGTATGTGTGGGCTGTGGGGCTTGTTGATGTTACACGTGGGAATGAAATCGGCCTGAAAATTGCCGCCAGGAATAACGTGACTACGTTAGGGTGGGTAAAACTGTCAGACGTCATATTAAAGTAA
- a CDS encoding FAD-dependent oxidoreductase: MKRNILSALSILLGACGAFGAELLVQAESFDSHGGWSLDQQFMDHMGSPYLIAHGLGKPVEDAVTTVDIPEAGRYTAWVRTYNWTSPWEPDRKGPGAFRVSVNGRRLASTAGDSGSAWEWQRLGEVYLKKGKATIALHDLTGFDGRCDAVLLSSTPGFVPGDSYTETATLDIPDTEQFDFVVVGGGIAGMCAAVSAARQGLRTALVNDRPVLGGCNSSEIRVHLGGHSEIGPYPALGRMIREFGHSRKGNAQPAANYEDEKKDSFIRAEKLVTLFAPYHAVSVDTDGNRINGVTICHTSTGDRVRLSAPLFADCTGDGSIGCWAGADWTVGREARSTYGEPLAPEVADSLVMGASVQWYSRDDGRKSGFPVFDYGITFSDSTCQRLTMGEWKWETGMRLDPVRDAEKIRDYGMLVVYANWSYLKNRLADNDKFRNRSLDWVAYVNGKRESRRLLGDYILKQDDIDKGVTHEDASFTTTWSIDLHFPDPENSRHFPGREFKAVTNHIFIHPYAVPYRCLYSRNIDNLFMAGRCISVSHVALGTVRVMRTTGMMGEVVGMAAGICYRNSTTPRGVYQQYLPELKELMAKGAGRPADELPDNQRFNLANKLLPAPRALLDCSGDK; encoded by the coding sequence ATGAAACGTAATATATTATCTGCGCTTTCGATTCTGTTAGGTGCCTGTGGCGCGTTCGGAGCCGAGTTGCTTGTGCAGGCCGAATCTTTTGATTCTCACGGAGGATGGAGTCTTGACCAGCAGTTTATGGACCATATGGGTTCGCCCTATCTTATTGCCCATGGCCTTGGTAAGCCTGTGGAGGATGCTGTCACCACGGTCGATATTCCGGAGGCAGGCAGATATACAGCATGGGTGCGTACCTATAACTGGACTTCTCCATGGGAACCCGACCGCAAGGGGCCGGGAGCATTCCGAGTAAGCGTCAACGGTCGCCGACTTGCATCTACAGCCGGCGACTCGGGTTCGGCGTGGGAATGGCAGCGTCTTGGAGAAGTGTATCTGAAAAAAGGGAAAGCAACCATAGCGCTTCATGACCTTACCGGCTTCGACGGACGTTGTGATGCCGTGCTATTGAGTTCTACGCCAGGATTTGTGCCCGGTGATTCTTATACTGAAACAGCGACACTCGATATTCCGGATACCGAGCAGTTTGATTTTGTAGTCGTAGGAGGCGGTATTGCCGGCATGTGTGCCGCTGTGTCGGCCGCACGGCAGGGTCTCCGCACAGCTCTTGTCAATGACCGTCCTGTGCTTGGGGGGTGTAATTCTTCTGAGATACGAGTGCATCTTGGCGGCCACTCGGAGATAGGTCCTTATCCGGCTCTTGGACGTATGATTAGAGAGTTCGGGCATAGCCGCAAAGGCAATGCACAGCCTGCCGCCAACTATGAGGACGAAAAGAAAGATTCATTTATCCGCGCTGAAAAGCTGGTCACTCTGTTTGCTCCATATCATGCGGTTTCTGTTGATACCGACGGCAATCGAATCAACGGAGTCACAATATGTCATACCTCTACAGGCGACAGGGTGCGTCTGTCAGCCCCTCTTTTCGCTGACTGTACAGGCGACGGGTCTATCGGCTGTTGGGCCGGTGCCGACTGGACCGTAGGACGCGAGGCTCGGTCTACCTATGGAGAACCGCTTGCGCCAGAAGTTGCCGATTCGCTTGTAATGGGAGCTTCGGTACAATGGTATAGCAGGGATGATGGGCGAAAGAGCGGTTTTCCGGTGTTTGACTATGGGATAACATTCTCCGATTCTACATGCCAAAGGCTTACTATGGGCGAGTGGAAGTGGGAGACGGGTATGCGTCTCGATCCTGTCCGTGATGCCGAGAAAATACGCGATTATGGTATGCTCGTTGTATATGCCAACTGGAGTTATCTAAAGAACAGGCTCGCGGACAATGATAAATTCCGCAACCGCTCGCTTGATTGGGTGGCGTATGTCAACGGCAAGCGCGAGAGCCGCCGTCTGCTGGGCGACTATATTCTTAAGCAGGATGATATCGACAAAGGTGTGACGCATGAAGACGCATCGTTTACTACTACATGGAGTATCGATCTTCATTTCCCCGATCCGGAAAATTCCCGCCACTTTCCGGGCCGAGAGTTTAAGGCTGTCACCAATCATATATTTATCCATCCCTATGCTGTGCCCTACCGTTGTCTATACTCGCGCAATATCGATAATCTGTTTATGGCCGGACGCTGTATCAGCGTCAGCCATGTGGCCCTCGGCACGGTACGTGTAATGCGCACTACGGGCATGATGGGCGAGGTGGTCGGTATGGCTGCCGGCATATGCTACCGCAACAGCACCACTCCGCGAGGGGTGTACCAGCAGTATCTTCCCGAATTGAAGGAACTTATGGCGAAGGGTGCCGGACGGCCTGCTGATGAACTTCCCGACAACCAGCGCTTCAACCTCGCCAACAAACTGCTTCCCGCTCCCCGAGCGCTCCTTGACTGTTCCGGCGACAAGTAG
- a CDS encoding FecR family protein has product MNYDNRHNRNISDNTVDRRIDMFLDNYRSGNDVDVERIKILTRDKIRRERMQNRMIVRRHILQWAAVAAIVAVVVCVSFWIMRPVSAIDLSEASDATLAEAGYTTVTVPAGERREIALSDGSVIIANSCTVVKYPAEFDGVERRIFADGEVYCRIAKDADHPFVVESNGFDIRVLGTTFNVRNSSDSTASVVLVEGAVEIYTDSHNCVKMKPNHLVDICAGNITSMQSVNPADYTSWIDYKLHLDGEPLSEVIKRLNAFYDLNVTCDSALAGVKIYGKLNLKGEASEVLNSIQTIVPMNMESHGRDVRLRPIQESDLPS; this is encoded by the coding sequence ATGAATTACGACAATCGACATAACCGAAATATATCTGACAACACGGTCGACCGCCGTATCGACATGTTTCTTGACAACTATCGTTCAGGCAATGATGTTGATGTGGAACGTATCAAGATACTCACTCGCGATAAGATTCGCAGAGAGCGGATGCAAAACCGCATGATTGTGCGCCGCCATATACTTCAATGGGCAGCAGTGGCCGCAATAGTGGCTGTAGTAGTCTGTGTGTCTTTCTGGATTATGCGTCCGGTATCAGCGATTGATTTATCCGAGGCCTCTGATGCGACTCTTGCCGAGGCAGGATACACTACTGTGACTGTTCCTGCCGGAGAACGTCGTGAAATAGCTCTTTCCGACGGGTCGGTGATTATAGCAAATTCATGTACTGTTGTAAAATATCCGGCTGAATTCGATGGCGTCGAGCGTCGGATATTCGCAGATGGCGAGGTTTATTGCCGCATCGCCAAAGATGCTGACCATCCTTTTGTTGTCGAGAGCAACGGATTTGATATCAGGGTACTCGGCACTACTTTTAATGTACGCAACTCCTCTGACTCCACGGCCAGTGTGGTTCTTGTGGAAGGTGCTGTCGAGATTTACACTGATTCTCATAATTGTGTGAAAATGAAGCCCAACCACCTTGTAGACATTTGCGCTGGTAATATTACTTCCATGCAGAGTGTCAATCCGGCCGACTATACGTCATGGATTGATTACAAGCTGCATCTTGACGGTGAGCCTCTCAGCGAGGTGATAAAGCGACTGAATGCCTTCTATGACCTCAATGTGACATGCGATTCGGCTCTTGCCGGGGTCAAAATTTACGGAAAACTCAATCTCAAGGGAGAGGCTTCCGAGGTACTTAATTCTATCCAGACAATCGTTCCGATGAATATGGAGAGTCATGGACGTGATGTAAGATTGCGTCCTATACAGGAGTCTGACCTTCCGTCATGA
- a CDS encoding choice-of-anchor J domain-containing protein: protein MTRTTAQWAFAAMMLVSPALADAAELWGNILSSTAWDNPRDNYGVYSFQTDAENFEFRQLKHKTSMNVNGGGTYFDGRHYWINWESYGMGNWYADDYTDDWRNVDGNFFFDDTAVPWDIAYNPKDGFVYGIFNEGSKISTLDFATMQTTPVTTIYTGFPVVAIAVSKDGVVYWIDSRGTCSFWNTQYGFGFAQTAVDTGINVASEPQSAAFDEDTGLLYWTAKADDGATALYCIDVAGKSCQKLVDFPNNEYVVSLRVVNDAVVSGAPVRVANLTAEFVGGELAGNISFTLPEKTVVGDFLNGNVEYTVSVNGKEHSKGAGTPGDHISLDITLSEGMANISVVTANADGVGQEAKTSVYVGNDNPEAPSDVVLTVADGIFTIRWRAPGQIGSHDGYVDAEAITYTVVRYPGEMIVAEGLAATEFSEKVPDAPLATYYYNVYASSNDKQSRPGRSGSLIAGNALEVPWLETFDTRDGFSMFEVIDVDKDWSTWLWMSQGYAKCSNSYYADNDDWLVTPPIHLKADRTYTVSFMTSVEEAYMPQALTVLWGSADSDPTEYTDVIMPLSELDNEEWTSTEATIRALRDGNYKIAFHCTASSGFYSLSLKNVGIDEGAMLSAPDVCGDIVATPGSNGASRARITFVAPSVTVGGDALGSISRIVVKSDDRIVATVDTPQPGVAYSVDDNEPADGFNIYTIVAYVGELVGAQASARCYVGTDIPAPVSGIELIDNGDGSATLRWESVAIVGENGGYVNPDEVTYSVYTSSNDIVESGISGLSYEIPSVEQTPVPSSVIYRVTASNSKGESAKNRSSVMLLGPSAELPFADSFAGGTPVQHWFLESPNSLYSFRATTLMSQDGDLGANSWRSGGAGEESWIASAKISARGAENPVLTFWYYAYPATPNGLGVYMSCAGKEIKNLATVNYSELEGETGWRKMQLTLDGASALDYISIRFRGFAGEENAIVAIDNILVTDMPGNDFGVKMSAPVRARRGCPVSIPVTVANNGSTANAPFTLKVTVNGADMPEITDTFDSGEERTFMIEYTPTLADGEMLKVVAAVSSEADEVAANDVTPEAEIEITDAEGLDAVIDLSATVSGSDVVLSWSAPENIVGGTVTESFEHCEPWTTAGIGDWTTVDADGFRTFGIYDVEWPGKMEPHAFIVFNPSLAAGLDGDEEEFMAHSGKQFLACFGADPEEPVNVGDVRNDDWLISPMLSGDAQTISFYARSLDPYGSPETFEVLASDSGCSLSDFTTLVGRRTANRAGWALYTFELPEGTRYFAIHVISVNCYALFVDDITYEAASAVVEGYNVYRDGKLLASVVAPGYTDIRAGGSHAYFVGVRYDRGESGASNEVVISTSGISAVVADMEDDADIFTLTGIKVGHGVADFDRLPAGIYLMGGRKIAVMR, encoded by the coding sequence ATGACAAGGACGACTGCTCAATGGGCTTTTGCGGCAATGATGCTCGTATCTCCCGCATTGGCCGACGCGGCCGAGTTGTGGGGAAATATTCTCTCTTCCACAGCGTGGGACAATCCGCGCGACAACTACGGTGTGTATTCTTTTCAGACCGATGCCGAGAATTTTGAATTCCGTCAGCTGAAGCATAAGACTTCGATGAACGTAAATGGCGGTGGCACATATTTCGACGGCAGGCATTATTGGATTAACTGGGAGTCGTATGGCATGGGCAATTGGTATGCCGACGATTACACCGACGACTGGCGCAATGTCGACGGAAATTTTTTCTTTGACGACACGGCTGTGCCATGGGATATTGCCTACAATCCGAAGGACGGTTTCGTATACGGTATTTTTAATGAGGGATCAAAGATTTCGACTCTTGACTTTGCCACAATGCAGACAACTCCGGTCACAACCATATATACCGGTTTCCCGGTTGTGGCGATAGCCGTGAGCAAAGACGGTGTGGTATATTGGATTGACAGCCGAGGCACATGCAGTTTCTGGAACACCCAATATGGTTTTGGTTTCGCCCAGACTGCTGTGGATACCGGCATAAACGTGGCGTCAGAGCCTCAGAGCGCTGCCTTTGATGAAGATACAGGATTACTTTACTGGACGGCAAAGGCTGACGACGGAGCTACTGCTCTATATTGCATAGATGTGGCCGGAAAGTCTTGTCAGAAATTGGTTGATTTCCCCAACAATGAATATGTTGTGTCACTCCGTGTTGTCAACGATGCTGTCGTGTCAGGCGCACCTGTGCGCGTCGCTAATCTTACGGCGGAGTTTGTCGGTGGAGAGCTTGCGGGGAATATATCGTTTACCCTTCCCGAAAAGACTGTCGTGGGCGATTTCCTCAATGGGAATGTAGAGTATACGGTTTCGGTCAATGGCAAAGAGCATTCTAAGGGGGCCGGCACACCTGGTGACCATATTTCGCTCGATATTACTCTTTCGGAGGGCATGGCCAATATCTCGGTAGTCACAGCCAATGCCGATGGCGTAGGACAGGAAGCCAAGACTTCGGTCTACGTAGGAAATGACAATCCGGAGGCTCCCTCCGATGTCGTGCTTACAGTGGCCGATGGCATCTTTACCATTAGATGGCGCGCTCCCGGGCAGATAGGCTCGCATGATGGATATGTCGATGCTGAGGCTATTACATATACCGTAGTGCGTTACCCGGGTGAGATGATTGTCGCAGAGGGGCTTGCGGCTACTGAATTTTCTGAAAAAGTACCTGATGCTCCGTTGGCCACATATTATTATAATGTGTATGCTTCTTCAAACGACAAACAGAGCCGGCCAGGACGGTCGGGTTCGCTCATCGCCGGCAATGCTTTGGAAGTACCTTGGCTTGAAACATTTGACACACGCGATGGATTCTCAATGTTTGAAGTGATTGATGTTGATAAAGACTGGTCGACATGGTTGTGGATGTCCCAAGGGTATGCAAAATGTTCCAACAGCTATTATGCTGACAATGACGACTGGCTTGTCACTCCTCCTATTCATCTCAAGGCCGACCGCACTTACACAGTCAGCTTCATGACGAGCGTCGAAGAGGCATATATGCCGCAGGCTCTTACAGTGTTGTGGGGTAGTGCCGATAGCGATCCTACCGAATATACCGATGTAATTATGCCGCTTTCCGAGCTTGACAACGAGGAGTGGACAAGTACGGAGGCCACTATACGGGCGCTGCGCGATGGCAACTACAAAATAGCTTTCCACTGCACCGCATCAAGCGGTTTCTACTCTCTGTCGCTTAAAAATGTCGGCATTGATGAAGGTGCGATGCTTTCGGCGCCGGATGTATGTGGAGATATTGTCGCTACTCCCGGCAGCAACGGCGCTTCCCGGGCCAGAATTACATTTGTAGCTCCGTCGGTGACGGTTGGTGGCGATGCCCTTGGCTCGATAAGCCGTATTGTAGTTAAGTCGGACGACCGTATTGTCGCCACAGTCGACACTCCACAGCCGGGTGTTGCTTATTCTGTAGATGACAATGAGCCTGCTGATGGATTCAACATATATACCATTGTGGCTTATGTCGGAGAACTTGTTGGTGCGCAGGCTTCAGCAAGATGTTATGTCGGTACTGACATTCCCGCTCCTGTCAGCGGAATAGAGCTAATCGACAATGGCGACGGCTCTGCTACCCTGCGCTGGGAGTCTGTGGCCATTGTAGGTGAAAACGGCGGATATGTCAACCCCGATGAGGTCACATATTCCGTATATACTTCCTCCAATGATATTGTTGAATCCGGTATTTCTGGACTTTCATACGAGATACCATCCGTTGAGCAGACACCTGTGCCATCGTCAGTAATATATCGCGTCACAGCTTCCAACTCAAAGGGAGAGAGTGCCAAGAACAGATCGAGTGTGATGCTCCTCGGTCCGTCGGCAGAACTTCCGTTTGCAGATTCGTTTGCCGGCGGCACCCCGGTCCAGCATTGGTTTTTGGAGTCCCCCAACAGCCTTTATTCATTCCGTGCCACTACTCTGATGTCGCAGGATGGCGACCTTGGCGCTAATTCATGGCGTTCCGGTGGCGCAGGTGAAGAATCATGGATAGCTTCAGCAAAGATTTCGGCCCGAGGTGCGGAAAATCCGGTACTTACATTCTGGTACTACGCATATCCTGCCACACCTAACGGACTGGGAGTGTATATGTCATGTGCCGGAAAGGAAATCAAAAATCTCGCTACGGTAAATTATTCAGAACTTGAAGGCGAAACGGGATGGCGCAAGATGCAGCTTACTCTGGATGGTGCATCGGCACTCGACTATATCAGTATACGCTTTAGGGGATTTGCCGGAGAAGAGAATGCTATCGTAGCTATTGACAACATTCTTGTAACAGATATGCCAGGAAACGACTTCGGGGTAAAGATGTCAGCACCTGTACGGGCTCGCCGTGGATGCCCGGTCTCAATTCCTGTGACTGTTGCCAACAACGGCAGTACAGCCAATGCGCCATTTACACTGAAGGTTACAGTCAACGGTGCTGACATGCCGGAGATAACCGATACATTTGATTCCGGAGAGGAACGCACATTTATGATTGAATATACACCCACTCTGGCCGATGGCGAAATGCTAAAGGTTGTCGCCGCTGTATCTTCCGAAGCCGATGAGGTGGCCGCAAATGATGTTACACCGGAAGCCGAGATTGAGATTACAGACGCCGAAGGGCTTGATGCTGTGATAGATCTTTCAGCTACAGTCAGCGGGAGTGATGTCGTTTTGTCATGGAGTGCTCCTGAGAATATAGTCGGAGGCACTGTCACAGAATCGTTTGAACATTGCGAGCCGTGGACTACTGCAGGTATCGGCGATTGGACAACGGTAGATGCCGACGGATTCCGTACATTCGGAATATACGATGTAGAGTGGCCGGGCAAGATGGAGCCTCATGCGTTCATTGTGTTCAATCCTTCGCTTGCTGCCGGACTTGATGGCGATGAGGAAGAGTTCATGGCCCACTCCGGAAAGCAGTTTCTCGCATGTTTCGGAGCCGATCCTGAAGAGCCCGTCAATGTAGGTGATGTGCGCAATGATGACTGGCTGATTTCGCCGATGCTGTCAGGCGATGCTCAGACAATATCTTTCTACGCCCGGAGTCTTGACCCTTATGGCTCACCGGAGACATTCGAGGTTCTTGCCTCGGACAGCGGCTGCTCTTTGTCTGATTTTACTACATTGGTAGGTCGCCGTACAGCCAATCGCGCAGGATGGGCGCTGTATACATTTGAACTGCCTGAGGGCACACGGTATTTTGCCATCCATGTGATATCTGTCAACTGTTATGCTCTATTTGTCGATGATATCACTTATGAGGCAGCTTCTGCAGTAGTGGAGGGATATAATGTATATCGCGACGGCAAACTGCTCGCTTCTGTCGTGGCTCCGGGATATACTGATATCCGGGCTGGTGGCAGTCATGCATATTTCGTAGGTGTACGTTATGACCGCGGTGAATCCGGTGCATCCAATGAGGTGGTGATATCGACAAGCGGCATATCGGCTGTTGTGGCCGATATGGAGGACGATGCTGATATCTTTACGCTTACGGGCATAAAGGTTGGCCATGGCGTCGCTGACTTTGACCGACTTCCGGCCGGAATATACCTTATGGGTGGCAGAAAGATAGCTGTTATGCGTTGA
- a CDS encoding RNA polymerase sigma factor, which yields MEANIIYRISQGDEHAFDTLMDVCSPSLYRYALGIVRSREVAEEIVSDVFMEVWKMRGSLLEISSLESWMRKVTYCKAVTALRHDYSCPEGVSIDDIVNFNIDTAPSPDEEIISREDASLLNQAIQSLPEKCRHVFYLAKIDCMPYKEIALMLGITVATVSYHVGYAMDALRRVLRHD from the coding sequence ATGGAAGCCAATATTATATATCGTATTAGCCAAGGCGATGAGCATGCATTTGATACTCTTATGGATGTGTGTTCGCCATCGCTATATCGATATGCGTTAGGTATAGTCCGTTCACGTGAGGTTGCCGAAGAGATTGTCAGCGATGTGTTTATGGAAGTATGGAAGATGCGCGGATCTCTTCTTGAAATTTCGTCGCTTGAGAGCTGGATGCGAAAGGTTACTTACTGTAAGGCCGTGACTGCCTTGCGACATGATTATTCCTGTCCGGAAGGTGTGTCTATTGACGATATTGTCAACTTCAATATTGACACAGCTCCGTCTCCTGACGAGGAAATAATCTCCAGAGAGGACGCATCGTTACTTAATCAAGCCATACAATCGCTTCCTGAAAAATGCCGACATGTGTTTTATCTGGCCAAGATAGATTGCATGCCATACAAGGAGATTGCATTGATGCTTGGTATTACAGTGGCTACTGTCAGTTATCATGTAGGCTATGCGATGGATGCTCTTCGTCGTGTGCTCCGGCATGATTGA